The following are encoded in a window of Streptomyces griseiscabiei genomic DNA:
- a CDS encoding gas vesicle protein, with protein sequence MTFPSRVPEPYGQNGSANLADILERVLDKGLVIAGDIRINLLDIELLTIKLRLIVASVDKAKEMGIDWWETDPALSSHARRDELSRENAELRARLAELDDGGSRREPEPAIERGRAREEPS encoded by the coding sequence ATGACCTTCCCGAGCCGAGTCCCCGAGCCGTACGGGCAGAACGGGAGTGCCAATCTGGCCGACATTCTGGAACGGGTGCTCGACAAGGGTCTGGTGATCGCGGGCGACATCCGCATCAACCTGCTCGACATCGAACTGCTCACCATCAAACTGCGCCTGATCGTCGCCTCGGTCGACAAGGCCAAGGAGATGGGGATCGACTGGTGGGAGACCGACCCGGCGTTGTCCTCCCACGCCCGCCGCGACGAACTCTCCCGTGAGAACGCCGAGTTGCGCGCCCGGCTCGCGGAGCTGGACGACGGCGGGTCCCGGCGCGAGCCGGAGCCGGCCATCGAGCGTGGCCGCGCCAGAGAGGAGCCCTCATGA
- a CDS encoding GvpL/GvpF family gas vesicle protein, with amino-acid sequence MTGLRYVYAVCRPFDAALQSQLTGVAGAPPRQLRHHDLIAVVSEVPERDFAEEPLRAHLEDLDWLTETARAHQSVIDALTVVTTPLPLRLATVFRDDSGVRVMLEAREEGFRRTLERLAGRVEWGVKVYAEPEESAEREPARAPAKVSSGRDYLRQRRRSHRANEEMWENADRFARALHDTLAAAAEETRLHAPQNSALSGAPGRNVLNAAYLVPRAHSEEFVELVDRTKGEEPGLRVELTGPWAAYSFSGETGETGEDGS; translated from the coding sequence ATGACCGGACTGCGTTACGTCTACGCCGTCTGCCGCCCCTTCGACGCGGCGCTCCAGTCCCAGCTGACCGGGGTGGCCGGCGCGCCGCCCCGGCAGCTGCGCCACCACGACCTGATCGCCGTGGTCAGCGAGGTGCCGGAGCGCGACTTCGCCGAGGAGCCGCTGCGCGCCCATCTGGAGGACCTGGACTGGCTGACCGAGACCGCCCGCGCCCACCAGAGCGTGATCGACGCCCTCACCGTCGTCACCACGCCCCTGCCGCTCCGGCTCGCCACCGTGTTCCGCGACGACAGCGGCGTACGGGTGATGCTGGAGGCCCGTGAGGAGGGCTTCCGGCGGACCCTGGAGCGGCTGGCGGGCCGGGTGGAGTGGGGAGTCAAGGTGTACGCCGAGCCCGAGGAGTCCGCGGAGCGGGAGCCGGCCCGGGCGCCCGCGAAGGTCTCCAGCGGGCGGGACTATCTGCGGCAGCGGCGGCGGAGCCACCGGGCCAACGAGGAGATGTGGGAGAACGCCGACCGGTTCGCGCGCGCTCTGCACGACACCCTCGCGGCGGCCGCCGAGGAGACCCGGCTGCACGCCCCGCAGAACTCCGCGCTCTCCGGTGCTCCCGGCCGCAATGTGCTGAACGCGGCCTATCTGGTGCCGCGCGCCCATTCCGAGGAGTTCGTGGAGCTGGTGGACCGCACGAAGGGTGAGGAACCGGGACTGCGGGTGGAACTCACCGGCCCGTGGGCGGCCTACTCGTTCAGTGGGGAGACCGGGGAGACCGGGGAGGACGGCTCGTGA
- a CDS encoding gas vesicle protein has protein sequence MTVIERREVALVDLLDRLLAGGVVITGDLTLRIADVDLVRIDLNALISSVNAQVPSPWGGSE, from the coding sequence GTGACCGTGATCGAACGCCGTGAGGTGGCCCTCGTCGACCTCCTCGACCGGCTGCTCGCCGGCGGGGTCGTCATCACCGGCGACCTCACGCTGCGCATCGCGGACGTCGACCTCGTCCGTATCGACCTGAACGCGCTGATCAGCTCCGTGAACGCACAGGTCCCCTCACCCTGGGGAGGCAGCGAGTGA
- a CDS encoding gas vesicle protein K → MTGRNRLELEPDTVEKDLVKLVLTVVELLRQLMERQAVRRFDTGELSEDQEERIGLTLMLLDDRMTELRERYGLRPEDLNLDLGPLGPLLPRD, encoded by the coding sequence GTGACCGGCCGCAACCGTCTCGAACTGGAGCCCGACACGGTGGAAAAGGACCTGGTCAAGCTGGTCCTCACCGTCGTCGAGCTGCTCCGTCAGCTGATGGAACGGCAGGCGGTGCGCCGTTTCGACACCGGGGAACTCTCGGAGGACCAGGAGGAGCGCATCGGGCTCACCCTGATGCTGCTGGACGACCGGATGACCGAGTTGCGCGAGCGCTACGGACTGCGGCCCGAGGACCTGAACCTGGACCTCGGGCCGCTGGGACCGTTGCTGCCGCGGGACTGA
- a CDS encoding class I SAM-dependent methyltransferase, producing the protein MSKARETAVYTHGHHESVLRSHTWRTAANSAAYLLGSLEPQMKILDIGCGPGTITADLAALVPEGHVTGVDHAPGILEQARTTAAERGLENVDFAVADVHALDHPDDTFSVVHAHQVLQHVGDPVQALREMLRVTRPGGIIAVRDSDYAAMTWFPESEGMDDWLDLYRRVARANGGEPDAGRRLKSWALRAGLTDITATSATWTYATADERAWWSGLWADRTVASAYAERATEGGHATVERLRAIEAAWREWGRREDGWFAVLHGEILCRKAA; encoded by the coding sequence ATGTCGAAGGCACGGGAGACCGCCGTCTACACGCACGGACACCATGAGTCGGTGCTGCGCTCGCACACCTGGCGGACAGCCGCCAACTCGGCGGCCTACCTGCTCGGTTCACTCGAACCCCAGATGAAGATCCTGGACATCGGCTGCGGTCCGGGCACGATCACCGCCGACCTGGCCGCCCTGGTCCCGGAGGGACACGTCACCGGTGTCGACCACGCGCCCGGCATCCTGGAGCAGGCCCGCACCACGGCGGCCGAACGCGGCCTGGAGAACGTGGACTTCGCCGTCGCGGACGTCCACGCGCTGGACCACCCGGACGACACCTTCAGCGTGGTCCACGCGCACCAGGTGCTCCAGCACGTCGGCGACCCGGTGCAGGCGCTGCGCGAGATGCTCCGTGTGACGAGGCCGGGCGGGATCATCGCCGTCCGGGACTCCGACTACGCGGCGATGACCTGGTTCCCCGAGTCCGAGGGCATGGACGACTGGCTGGACCTGTACCGCCGGGTGGCCCGCGCCAACGGCGGTGAGCCCGACGCGGGGCGCCGGCTGAAGTCCTGGGCCCTGCGCGCGGGGCTCACCGACATCACGGCGACCTCCGCCACCTGGACGTACGCCACGGCCGACGAGCGGGCCTGGTGGAGCGGACTGTGGGCGGACCGGACGGTCGCCTCCGCGTACGCCGAACGGGCGACGGAGGGCGGTCACGCCACGGTCGAGCGGCTGCGGGCGATCGAGGCGGCCTGGCGGGAGTGGGGGCGCCGGGAGGACGGCTGGTTCGCCGTCCTGCACGGAGAGATCCTCTGCCGCAAGGCGGCCTGA
- a CDS encoding bifunctional phosphatase PAP2/diacylglycerol kinase family protein, whose protein sequence is MTPDVDLTVRPPGHHILRDRFLAADSRLFNAVATRDWPGAHPLLPKLSRAANHGVLWFATAAAIAATRSPRARRAAVRGVASLALASATINTLGKRSIRRPRPILDNVPLTRQLKRQPITTSFPSGHSASAAAFAAGVALESRGWGAAVAPLATAVALSRVYTGVHFPSDVLVGAALGVGAAYAVRGIVPTRDQLPPPGRPYVDAPALPEGDGLVVIANRASGTSDRVRALQNVLPGAETVECEPDDVRAELEKAATHARVLGVCGGDGTVNAAAEVALRHGLPLAVLPGGTLNHFAYDLGVEDVRDLARAVRQGEAVRVDLGHFTTGDTEGHFINTFSLGVYPELVRERERWERLVGGWPAGVVAALRVLRSDRHPLQATFEGRPRPIWLLFAGNGTYHRLGLAPVRRYDLADGLLDVRVVHGGRRPALRLLAAAVAGPLTRTPAHAAVRVRRLRVDGIAPGTLLAYDGEVTEAQGDLTLRKIPEALTVYRPVPFH, encoded by the coding sequence ATGACCCCAGACGTCGACCTCACCGTCCGCCCCCCGGGCCACCACATCCTCAGGGACCGTTTCCTCGCCGCGGACAGCCGGCTGTTCAACGCGGTGGCGACCCGCGACTGGCCCGGCGCGCACCCCCTGCTCCCCAAGCTGAGCCGCGCCGCGAACCACGGCGTCCTCTGGTTCGCCACGGCGGCGGCGATCGCGGCGACCAGGAGTCCCAGGGCCCGCAGGGCGGCCGTCCGGGGCGTCGCCTCGCTCGCCCTCGCCTCGGCCACGATCAACACCCTCGGCAAGCGCTCGATCCGCCGCCCCCGCCCGATCCTGGACAACGTGCCCCTGACCCGGCAGCTGAAGCGCCAGCCGATCACCACGTCGTTCCCCTCGGGCCACTCCGCCTCCGCCGCCGCCTTCGCGGCCGGTGTCGCCCTGGAGTCACGCGGCTGGGGGGCGGCGGTCGCCCCGCTGGCCACCGCCGTCGCCCTGTCCCGCGTGTACACGGGCGTGCACTTCCCGAGCGACGTCCTGGTGGGCGCCGCCCTGGGCGTGGGTGCCGCGTACGCCGTACGGGGCATCGTGCCGACCCGCGACCAGCTCCCCCCGCCCGGACGCCCGTACGTGGACGCGCCCGCGCTGCCGGAGGGGGACGGCCTGGTGGTGATCGCCAACCGGGCCTCGGGGACGTCGGACCGGGTGCGCGCGCTGCAGAACGTGCTGCCCGGCGCCGAGACCGTGGAGTGCGAACCGGACGACGTACGGGCCGAGTTGGAGAAGGCGGCCACCCACGCCCGGGTGCTCGGCGTGTGCGGCGGCGACGGCACGGTGAACGCCGCCGCCGAGGTCGCCCTGCGCCACGGCCTCCCCCTCGCGGTCCTCCCCGGCGGCACCCTCAACCACTTCGCGTACGACCTCGGGGTGGAGGACGTCCGCGACCTGGCCCGTGCCGTGCGCCAGGGCGAGGCCGTCCGGGTGGACCTCGGGCACTTCACGACCGGCGACACCGAGGGCCACTTCATCAACACGTTCAGCCTGGGCGTCTACCCCGAGCTGGTGCGGGAGCGCGAGCGCTGGGAGCGGCTGGTCGGCGGCTGGCCGGCGGGCGTGGTCGCGGCGCTGCGGGTCCTGCGCTCCGACCGGCATCCGCTGCAGGCCACCTTCGAGGGCCGGCCGCGCCCGATCTGGCTGCTCTTCGCGGGCAACGGCACCTACCACCGGCTGGGCCTCGCCCCGGTCCGGCGCTACGACCTGGCCGACGGGCTGCTGGACGTCCGTGTCGTGCACGGCGGCCGCCGCCCGGCCCTGCGGCTGCTGGCCGCGGCCGTCGCCGGCCCGCTGACCCGCACCCCGGCCCACGCGGCGGTCCGCGTACGACGGCTCCGGGTGGACGGGATCGCGCCGGGCACGCTGCTCGCGTACGACGGTGAAGTCACCGAGGCGCAGGGCGATCTGACGCTCCGGAAGATCCCGGAGGCGCTGACGGTCTACCGGCCCGTGCCCTTCCACTGA
- a CDS encoding ABC-F family ATP-binding cassette domain-containing protein, whose protein sequence is MGHLEAAHLEYYLPDGRALLGDVSFRVGEGAVVALVGPNGAGKTTLLRLISGELKPHGGSVTVSGGLGVMRQFVGSVRDETTVRDLLVSVAQPRIRDAAKAVDAAEHGIMTVDDEAAQLTYAQALSDWAEVRGYEAETLWDICTMAALGVPYEKAQWRQVRTLSGGEQKRLVLEALLRGTEQVLLLDEPDNYLDVPGKRWLEERLKETRKTVLFVSHDRELLSRAAEKIVSVEPGPAGADAWVHGGGFATYHEARTQRFERFEELRRRWDEKHEQLKKLVLNLRQAAENSPALASRYSAAQTRLRKFEEAGPPPEPPREQDITMRLKGGRTGVRAVTCKALELTGLMKPFDLEVFYGERVAVLGSNGSGKSHFLRLLAGDHVAHTGEWKLGARVLPGHFAQTHAHPELEGRPLLDILWKEHAQDRGAAMSRLRRYELTKQAEQPFDRLSGGQQARFQILLLELQGVTALLLDEPTDNLDLESAEALQEGLEAFEGTVLAVTHDRWFARSFDRYLVFGSDGRVRETPEPVWDERRVERAR, encoded by the coding sequence ATGGGACATCTCGAAGCCGCTCATCTGGAGTACTACCTGCCGGACGGGAGGGCACTGCTCGGGGATGTGTCCTTCCGGGTCGGAGAAGGAGCGGTCGTCGCGCTGGTCGGGCCCAACGGGGCCGGGAAGACGACGTTGCTGCGGCTGATCTCGGGGGAGCTGAAGCCGCACGGCGGGTCGGTGACCGTCAGCGGCGGGCTCGGGGTGATGCGGCAGTTCGTGGGGTCCGTGCGGGACGAGACGACCGTGCGGGACCTGCTGGTGTCCGTGGCCCAGCCGAGGATCAGGGACGCCGCGAAGGCCGTCGACGCCGCCGAGCACGGGATCATGACCGTGGACGACGAGGCGGCCCAGCTGACCTACGCGCAGGCCCTCTCCGACTGGGCCGAGGTGCGCGGCTACGAGGCCGAGACCCTGTGGGACATCTGCACCATGGCCGCGCTCGGCGTGCCGTACGAGAAGGCGCAGTGGCGGCAGGTGCGGACGCTCTCCGGCGGTGAGCAGAAGCGGCTCGTGCTGGAGGCGCTGCTGCGGGGCACCGAGCAGGTGCTCCTCCTCGACGAGCCCGACAACTACCTCGACGTGCCCGGCAAGCGGTGGCTGGAGGAGCGGCTGAAGGAGACCCGCAAGACCGTGCTCTTCGTCTCCCACGACCGGGAACTGCTCTCCCGCGCCGCCGAGAAGATCGTCAGCGTGGAGCCGGGCCCGGCGGGCGCGGACGCCTGGGTGCACGGCGGCGGGTTCGCCACCTACCACGAGGCGCGGACGCAGCGCTTCGAGCGCTTCGAGGAACTGCGCCGGCGCTGGGACGAGAAGCACGAGCAGCTGAAGAAGCTCGTCCTGAACCTCCGGCAGGCGGCCGAGAACAGCCCCGCGCTGGCCTCCCGCTACTCGGCCGCCCAGACCCGGCTGCGCAAGTTCGAGGAGGCCGGGCCGCCGCCCGAGCCGCCGCGCGAGCAGGACATCACCATGCGGCTCAAGGGCGGCCGTACCGGCGTCAGGGCCGTCACCTGCAAGGCCCTTGAGCTGACCGGCCTGATGAAACCCTTCGACCTGGAGGTCTTCTACGGCGAACGGGTCGCCGTCCTCGGCTCCAACGGCTCGGGCAAGTCCCACTTCCTGCGGCTGCTCGCCGGAGACCACGTTGCCCACACGGGCGAGTGGAAGCTCGGCGCCAGGGTCCTGCCGGGGCACTTCGCGCAGACGCACGCCCACCCGGAGCTGGAGGGGCGCCCGCTGCTCGACATCCTGTGGAAGGAGCACGCGCAGGACCGGGGAGCCGCCATGTCCCGGCTGCGCCGCTACGAGCTGACCAAGCAGGCCGAGCAGCCGTTCGACCGGCTCTCCGGGGGCCAGCAGGCCCGCTTCCAGATCCTGCTGCTGGAGTTGCAGGGCGTGACCGCCCTGCTCCTCGACGAGCCCACCGACAACCTCGACCTGGAGTCGGCGGAGGCCCTTCAGGAGGGGCTGGAGGCCTTCGAGGGGACGGTCCTCGCTGTCACCCACGACCGCTGGTTCGCTCGCTCGTTCGATCGCTATCTGGTCTTCGGCTCCGACGGCCGGGTACGGGAGACCCCGGAGCCGGTCTGGGACGAGCGCCGTGTGGAGCGCGCCCGCTAG
- a CDS encoding DUF6158 family protein, whose protein sequence is MTGVHPDQLDDQQLMKELESIHRTRHDTLLHGSTEALRTHNERMALLEGEYLRRHPRRPVVPGRTRDGARERGPA, encoded by the coding sequence ATGACCGGAGTGCACCCGGACCAGCTGGACGATCAGCAGTTGATGAAGGAGCTGGAGTCGATCCACCGCACACGGCACGACACCCTGCTGCACGGATCGACGGAGGCGCTGCGCACCCACAACGAGCGGATGGCGCTGCTGGAGGGCGAGTATCTGCGCCGCCATCCGCGCCGGCCGGTCGTCCCGGGCCGCACCCGGGACGGCGCCCGGGAGCGAGGGCCGGCATGA